The Arachis hypogaea cultivar Tifrunner chromosome 14, arahy.Tifrunner.gnm2.J5K5, whole genome shotgun sequence genome has a segment encoding these proteins:
- the LOC112795445 gene encoding F-box/kelch-repeat protein At3g23880-like: MKKGAMAYLIYLDENDASQKEVSPPFEKKPDYDFEVLGSCRGFILLRGNPRFLVVWNPLTGFSKRIFYSHIVRSLKYQGFRLPYSRNLHGFGYDASQDDYLLVVAYRDYERQEDHLECLSLRTNSWINLDAVLPRPLDWFDRNSCGLFLNGAIHWVPSCLKDYRDAILIFDLKERTFSRISAPGQLLISKCLFPCLALLGDCLSLYCHNYSSHTTEIWVMKEYKVHSSWTLFQIPCKTFQPLCLSSNGDIIGKGHPFSDQKGYLIYNVRGDLFKHFKNLYCPIRRADAVYTESLLSLPSDIKDKDKKNKRKAGCTYSPCFATRYSC; this comes from the coding sequence ATGAAAAAAGGCGCTATGGCTTACTTGATTTACTTAGACGAAAACGATGCATCACAAAAAGAAGTGTCTCCCCCTTTCGAGAAGAAACCAGATTATGATTTTGAGGTATTGGGATCCTGCAGAGGATTTATTCTCTTGCGTGGAAACCCACGTTTTCTTGTGGTATGGAACCCACTGACTGGATTCAGCAAAAGAATATTCTATTCTCATATTGTTCGTAGTCTTAAATACCAAGGCTTTAGGCTTCCCTACAGTAGGAATCTGCATGGATTTGGTTATGATGCATCACAGGATGATTACTTACTTGTTGTAGCTTATAGGGATTATGAAAGGCAAGAAGATCACTTGGAATGCTTGTCCTTGAGAACCAATTCATGGATTAATCTTGATGCTGTACTCCCCAGACCATTGGATTGGTTTGACCGCAATTCTTGTGGGTTGTTCTTGAATGGCGCTATTCATTGGGTGCCTTCCTGTCTTAAAGATTACAGGGATGCTATTCTTATCTTTGATCTTAAGGAAAGGACTTTCTCAAGGATATCTGCACCGGGACAACTGCTAATCAGTAAATGCCTCTTTCCATGTCTCGCCCTACTAGGAGACTGCCTATCTTTGTATTGTCACAATTATAGTAGCCATACAACTGAGATATGGGTGATGAAAGAATATAAAGTGCACTCATCTTGGACTCTCTTTCAGATTCCTTGCAAAACCTTTCAGCCATTGTGCTTATCCAGTAACGGTGATATTATTGGAAAAGGTCATCCTTTCTCCGATCAAAAAGGGTACTTAATATATAACGTCAGAGGAGACCTGTTTAAgcattttaaaaatctttattgTCCCATCCGTAGAGCAGATGCGGTGTATACAGAGAGTCTCTTGTCCCTCCCTAGCGACATTAAGGATAAGGACAAGAAGAATAAGAGGAAGGCTGGATGTACCTATTCTCCTTGCTTTGCAACGAGATATTCGTGTTAG